Genomic segment of Campylobacter ureolyticus ACS-301-V-Sch3b:
ATTAAAAAATGCTATTTTGTGTGATGATGGATCGATTTTAATAGATAATAAAAAGGTGTATAGTTTAAGATGATTGAGATTATTACTATTGCCAACCAAAAAGGTGGAGTTGGAAAAACAACAACGGCGATAAATTTATCAGCTTCTTTAGCAGTTGCTGGAAAGAGAGTTTTACTAATTGATGTAGATCCTCAGGCAAATGCGACAACAGGGCTTGGATTTAGTAGAAGTGAGTATGAGTTTAATATCTATCATGTTTTAACAGGTAGGAAAAAACTCTCTCAAGTTATACTAAAAACCGAAATTCCAACTTTGTTTTTAGCACCTTCAAATATCGGTCTTGTTGGAATAGAGCAAGAATTTGCAAATAATGATGGGGATTTTAAGTTAATTTTGCAAAAAAAAATTAATGAAGTTTTGGATAGATATGATTATATAATCATTGACTCACCTCCAACTCTTGGAAGTATAACTGTAAATGCTCTTAGTGCAAGTGATAGTGTGATAATTCCTATACAGTGCGAATTTTACGCACTAGAAGGACTTGCACTTATTTTAAACACAGTTAAAATTATTAAAAAAACAATAAATCCAAAACTTATTATAAAAGGCTTTTTGCCAACTATGTATAGTTCGCAAAATAATCTTTCTAAAGAAACTGTTTCAAATTTAGAGCAACATTTTAAAAATAAGCTTTTTAAAACAGAAAATGAGCATGGTTTTGTTGTAATTCCTAGAAATGTTAGGCTTGCTGAAAGCCCAAGTTTTGGCAAACCTGCAATACTTTATGATGCCAAATCAATAGGCAGTATTGCTTATCAGAATTTAGCAACTTGCATTATGGAGATACAAAATGGCTAAAAGTAAAAAATTAAGTCTTGGAAGAGGGTTAGATGCTATTTTGGGTGATGTTGAAATGGCATACACAAAAGAATTTGAAAGTGGAAAAAAAGATTTTGTTTTA
This window contains:
- a CDS encoding ParA family protein, whose product is MIEIITIANQKGGVGKTTTAINLSASLAVAGKRVLLIDVDPQANATTGLGFSRSEYEFNIYHVLTGRKKLSQVILKTEIPTLFLAPSNIGLVGIEQEFANNDGDFKLILQKKINEVLDRYDYIIIDSPPTLGSITVNALSASDSVIIPIQCEFYALEGLALILNTVKIIKKTINPKLIIKGFLPTMYSSQNNLSKETVSNLEQHFKNKLFKTENEHGFVVIPRNVRLAESPSFGKPAILYDAKSIGSIAYQNLATCIMEIQNG